tcagcatttaccctgtaTCTGGTTCAgagtttttattactaagactaattaggatttgCGGGACACGAATCAATCTCTGGAACTCATTTCAgatggaaagaactgactccataagtgttctctgtcttccatgttctCACAATGGCAAGTatgcctacacatacacacacatatgcacacacacacacacacacacacacacacacactatgcaacCCTTACACCATACACACTTATTCACACAGtaataataaggaaataaatttaaaattttctaatggAAAGAAGCATTTGGGTGCACTCTGTGGCTGTCATAGGTGTTGAATGTGGTCCTAATGCTCCAGCACATCCCAGAGCACCTTACCAAAGACTTCCCAGAGCACAAGGCACTTATGGGTTCACAGGATAGACCTGGGATCCTACTCTGAGACCTGACTGATGCCTTCCTGGCTGAGGTGGAAAAGGTGACAGTTGTGGTTGTAGTGTTGGGTAAGGACAAGCAGGACAGAGCCCGTGTGTCACACAGTAACCCAGGATCTGGACTTCCTGGAGACAGTGGAAGGTTTTTGTGGGCTTCTACCCATGATCCTCTCAGCCCACCCTCTCTACCTGGCCCAGGCCAAGGGGAATCCTGAAGCAGCTTTGATGATCAAAATGAACTCGTGGTGGTGGCTGCCCTGTTCACTGTAGGGAAGGTGACCccctccaccacactggcctGGGCCCTGCTGCTCATGGTCCTGCATCTGGATGTGCAATATGAGCCTGGCTGGGGCTGGGAGTGAGGAAAGATAAAGGCACATTCTCTGGGATGACTTGAGACACTTGtggctcaaaaaaacaaaaagctaaccAAAccaacctaaaacaaacaaacaaacaaacaacaaaaccgtCACATGATCTCCCCGCCCTCATTTCAAAACACTAATTTCTCTCCctagacagagaaacctgtctctgcCTGAGAGGACAATGGAGCCAACCAACATAAGACAAAGTGTCCGGATACTGCACCCTCTTTGAACCTCGGCCACTTCTCAACATCCACAACTCTGCCTCAGGATCCTGCTCTTGTACCGTGGTGGACCTCATTCACCATGGCTGCCTCACTGGGTTTGTCTTAGTTTCCAGGGGCAAAAGCATGGCCATGAACAGATGGAAGCAAAACACATCCAAAACAGTGAGGAAAGTCATGAGCAATTTCCTGACAAACAATTACTTCAAAAATTGTTTTAACTGGCAGAATACTAACAGCCTTTAGCAAACTAGTCCTTTGAGTCAATGATTTATAACCTTGGAATGAAGTAGTGGCAGAGAGCATTACATTTGAAGATACCAGAATTACACTCCAGGTTtagtgtctttctgtatgctgtgaatatgcgttgctctcattggttggtaaataaaactgttttggtcaatagccaggcagaatcaGTTTAGGTAGTACAATCAAACTGGAGATGAAGAGGGGCGGAGTCagagcagatgccagccagccgcATAGGGAGCAAAACATATAGAAAATAGGCAAAaagccacaaaccacgtggcaaagcatagataagaaatatgggttaatttcaaatgtaagagctagctagtaacaagcctgagccattggtcaaacatttataatcaatataagcctgtgagtggttattcaggaactggcaggtgggagagaaccaTCCAGTTACAAGTATCCTGGAATATGaactttgtttcccagccatgaCCTTGGAGTCAACAGACCTGTGTAACCTAGATGACTCTGATTCTACCAGATGATGGGTCAAAGGACGCTCAGGTGAGGTTATACTTTACatctttgtttctgctgttcagTACCCTACATTTGGAGAGGATAAAACAGCAGGGAGGGTTTGGGGCATTCTAAATCAGGTGTTTCTGGCAGGAATATTTAACTCCCACTATAACCCTCACGACTTATATATCTCAAGAAAGTGATGACTAGTGGTTAGTTCTGAGCTTAGGCAGCAAAACTAAAATTGGAATGCACAGAACTAATCTAATGTCAGAAGTACACCGTCTACCAGCAGGCCACCAGGAAGCATTCTTTATTTCAAAAGGATGGGAAAACTTTCAGGACGCGAAGAGGACATCCTCTCTCACCTTTTTCCAACGTTCTAAAACAGGCACTTCGAGGGACAAGTAAAGAGGAAAGGACGATTTCCTGAAGCTCTGTTGAGTTCCAGTCACGTTTCTATCTTAGTTCATATGATTCTCCTCTCCTGGGTAAGCACTTGTAACCAGATTACCTGAATTAGTACTGCCTGTCGCCACAATCCCTGATGAGCAGGCAAGAAATGCATCTCTGTTGTGCTTAACACACAATCATAACTGCAGGGAAAGGGGGCCAGGGGACAAACACCATACCCTGACTTGACCCCAAGAGGACCAAgaacttgaaatcccaccaatcccagaGCTTGTCCCAGAATCAGGCCACAATACCCCACCAAtcccaagccaccctggaaaGCACCCTCCCCCCCAAATAACTCCTACATAAGCCCTGTactctgttcagtttgctgctgcttctcactcTAGCCACCCTTCTGGATTTTTCCCTCCCAGTAAATCTCTTGCTGTGAGGTTTGCTGTGTGGTGCGACACTGTTGGGGAACTTTCCCCtggcagagcagagctgtaacactttccCTGGGGAAACCCTCCCCCACCCTAACAGAGTTGTTACAATTGCAGTGGGGGAACTTTCCCCTgacagagctgtaacactttccCTGGGGAAACCCTCCCCCACCCTAACAGAGTTGTTACAATTGCAGTGGGGGAACTTTCCCCtggcagagctgtaacacttccacAGGGCGGAGCTGCAAGGCTTCCCACAGGGACTCTGTGGTGTTGCTTGGCTCCCGACTTCCAAGATAACTTTCCATCCCAGGTGCAAGGCTTACACTAACCCGTCCATCGGGCCCATCATACTGCTAGTATTTCCCATTCTTGCGCACTCGGTCTGAGATACCTAGGGTTTGTTCAAGGTGACAGGCTGCAGCAAGTAAGAGTCAGAATCCGAATCCAAATCGCAGGTCCGCCGCGGGGAAACTAATGACCCATGGCTCTCCTTCAGGGCGGTGCCACGACTGGGAAGGCAAATTCTCGGGACTCCTGAATCTTTCCGTTTTCACCCAAGCGGGGGACTGCAGGAGCGAGGCGACTGCCTGAGGGACCTCCACCCACTCCAGGCGAGGCACAGCTCGAGTCTGGACAAGAGCAAATCCCAGAACATGAGCTCTTCCCTGGCACTTGCCCAGCACACCCGCCCAGCTCACCCGGGGAAGCTGGAGTACTGGCCTGCAGCAGAGCCTCGTCGGGGGCGTGGCTTCCGGCGTCCGCGAGGCTCCGCAGATTACGTGGGGTGCGGCAGCTGGCTGGCTTGAGTTCTGTCTGCTAGCTAGCACTGTGCATTTTCTTCTCAAGGTTGCTGAGGCTCCCGGGGTCATTCCACAGTGCGTGGGGAGCCCCTTCGTGCCCTTCCGGTGCGGCCGTCCCGGGCTGCGAGTCCGTGGTTCCAGCCTGCCTCCATTCTCCTGGTCTCCGCTTGGCCCTGAGTTTCCTTTGGTGAGTGGCAGCACCAAGCTCTTGCAAAGGTTCTTTCTTGGATGAGCAGGCCTGGGCGAGGAAGGTTAGAAGGTGGGTGTGGACCTCGAGCTGGGGGATCCCACTGCCCTGCTGCTTGCCTCCTACTTcaatcccccctcctcccccaccccccccacccccgccacacacCCTGCATGGGCCTTTTGGACCACCCTTGCCTTACATTTCTTTAAATACCAAGTGCCCATCATCTTGAGCGTTAGTTCTGTAGTTTGTGCTTCCATAGGTAACATCCTGTCATAATTTCCCACACTCCCGCTCTGGCCTCAAACCATGAGGAGTGAAGTAACCAGCCGGGTATGAAAACTTTACCAACCCCAACCGGGGTCTTCCTTTGCCCAAACCAAGCTTTCCCAAAGCAACACTCTCAGAGTCACAGTCACCCCAGGGAGTCACATCACTCTTCCCAAGCAGACTTGGGTTTGCACTTTCCACCAAGCctaaggaaagaaagcagggacCCAGGAATGGCTCTTAGACTCACTGTAGTCTTCACTTCAGTGAACCCAGACAGTTGAAGCCAGCAAAGGAAAAatggcaggcaggacagaaaccAGGAGAGACATGCCCAGGACCCATGTGTCCTCTTCCGGTGGAGTCCAGAGGACAGTGATTAAGTACCTGTTGACATGTGTACAGAGAATTGGGAATCTGAGGGCCCCGCTGGCCCCCGATGGCCAGGGACTCAAGTTCCAGCTTGCTCTTGTAGACATGACATAGCAGTACCACTGACCCCAACCTGGAGGTCACGCAGATCCAGACAGGACACATGTGTTCACATGGCTGAGGAGGCATGGATGGAGGATGAAAGGGAGCAACAGTGCTAACAGGCAGATGTTCAGCAGAGCATCCAGACCATCTCAAGCAAGCTGGTGACAGACCAGGGAACCCTGTACAACATACAGGGTGTGACATCCCTCAGCTGCTCAGTCCACGTATCTCTCTGGACTCACTTAAcctgaagcaggaaaatcaggcCTGAGTCAGTCCATGCCACCCTGGGGCCGGCACCAGTCAGCAACATTGCTTCTCTTTCATGTGATACATGacacagagaagggacagagactgCTCAAGGGAGGGAATGTCCTGGTGCGAACCCCAGGGTTAACTGTCAGGTGTCAGGTCTTACCCTGGGAGTACGCTGGGTCAGTCCAGGGCCCTCTGTTTAAGGCCCTCAGTGACTAAGTCTCAGTTGTCTCCTACCCCCCACCCTGATGGGCTTGTGTTGGCTCCTGTACTGTGCGGCATTTCCTTTCAGGCCAGGATGGAGCTAGAGGAAGCTGTTGACCATTGACCAATCCAGGGTGCCACCTGTTGGGCAGGACCAAGAGGGATAGACAGGAGCAAGAAGTGAGCCATGGGGACAGGGGCTTCAGGCCAGCAGCAAGCATGGAGTCCCCCACAGGCCCTGGTGGCATAGACATGGGCAGAGAAAGGGGTGGCAGGgacagcagagaggaggagacccAGGGTCTGGTCCTTGCTGAGGTGCTGCATGCTGTGGACTCCATCTCCTCtcactcagctcctgcctcccttcTGCCACACTGGAGGGGGCAGCAGAGAGCCCCCCTCCTGGATTCCACTGGGACTTCTGAGCCTTTGATCTTCAAAGGTCTAATCCCCTGCAAGGACAGGGACTGCAATTTCAATGACCCTAGTGAGTGATGAGTTGACATGTGCAGTGTGCCCAGCAGTGCCCAGAACACAGGTGCCATGTGTTGAAAGGCTCAGGAGTCATGTTTCCATTCTCCTCTTGGCTGCCCCTCCTAAACACAGGCCTCTGGGCATGAGGAGGACACTGCCTCCATATCTCCATGTGGAAGACGTTCAGGGAGAGATTGACCCACCAAGAAACAAAGGGTGAATAAAGGAAAGAGACCACCATGGGACAAGAACCTAACCCATCTATGGGCTCCAGGGTCTGTCTGACAGTTGTTGACAATGTCACAGATTTCTTACACCCCATGTGAGAAGTGGCCGGTTCTGAATCTGGCCTTCCTGATCAATTCGGCAACCACCAACTTGTCACAAGACTCCACAAGCTGCAGCCACCTTCCTCCCAATACCCCTCATTCACCACAAAACCAGTCAGTGGTACTTCCTGTCACAGACAGCTGAGGTGTCCTGCAGGGCCTGTAAGTACCTTGTGTCCTGCCAACTAGGTGATCCTTGACCCTCCAGGGCAGTCTTACCCCAGGCTGTGCACTGTCAACAAATCCCTCAAATCTCTGCCTGTGTGGCATGAGGAACGACATCCTTTCTGTCCCTATTATGATAACTGTAGACACAGGGCTCCACCCACCGAGAAACAAAAGGGGTGTAAAATTAGTCACACTGGCCTCCATGAGAAAAGTACCAGGATGGACATCCTGATGGCCTCCCCAGGATTCTCTGACAGTTTTAGACCATTATTCGGCTTTCTCAGATCAGAGCAGAGAGGTCCCCAGGCTGTGAGTTTGGCCTTCCTCATAGTTGAGTGACCTCACACCTGTACTCATGGCTCCCGGGATGGAGCTGTCTTCCCACACCGCCTGTCACTCATCCTCATGGCTAGCCACACAAGCCACTTCAGTGGCCCTTGCCTCACAGTGATAGTGCCTGCAGTGTCTGTCATACCTCATGTCCTAAAGCCAAGTGTTCCATGAACTCAATCCATTCTGAGACAATGTCCTCAGGCCCCCACAGCTCTGCCTGTGTGGCCTATCACTGACTGACTTCCCTATAATTTGTGAACCTGAACCTTGAGGCAGAGTCCACTGGTCATCTTTCCTCTGTGTTCACAGTGCCCAGGCATACATAACCACAGTGTACAGCTCCCTGTGGAGAAAGTGATGTTTCTCCCCTGGATAAGCACCAGAGAAGAGGTGAAAGGGCAGGAACCTCTGAGGCAGACTTTCCCTCACCTGTTCTCACTGCTCCCTACACACCCTGGCTGAACATTAAACACAGCTACTTGGCTCAAGGCAGAGAACAAACTACAGCTTTATCCCCTTCATAAGGGACCAGGTGCCTAGTGTGTCCTTACAGTGTCTGTCCTGATCTCAGGTGTCTGGAGCAGGTGTTCCCCAAACAGCCTGACAAGCAGTGGGGCAGCCATGGTGCTGTTGATTGGAGCTGGTCTGTGGTCTGTGGTCATATTCACGGTCGTCTTCCTGCTTCTGGTGGACCTGATGTACCGACGAAAGTTCTGGACTGCCCATTACCCTCCAGGCCCTGTGCCGCTACCTGGGCTGGGCAACCTGCTGCAGGTGGACTTCCAGAACATGCCTTACAGTTTGTACAAGGTGAGACAGATGGTGGTGGAGGGGGAGTAGAGGTCATGATGCCCCTGAAGCCACAGGATTGACAGGAAGATGGCCTCCAAgagaaggaaggctgagaagtTTCCTTGTGGCACTTACTTCTGGGTCTGAGGACACCGTGGACTTTCTAAGAGTAGAAGTTCAGTATGAAAGGGCCATGGACGCAGGTTGAACAGGACAGAAGTCAGGAAGGCTCCAGGTCCCTTGTGATCCCCTCACTGGATGAGGTGTCAGGAACAGAGGGGAGGAGTCGGGTTCCAGTGTAGCCTGTCAGTCAGGAAAGAGAAATGGGGAGATGGCCGTGTGTGCTATAATCTCTTGATCCTGTGTGGACACAGGCCTCACTGCCCATTTCAGGAACATGAATTTCTTTTGTATTATGGGATATGAAGCACGCAAAGACTTTGCTCTGGCAAGGTCTCCCCTAAATGACCTTATCTACTATGAGAACTTTGCTGGATTTAGAAGAATGGATACCCCATTCACAAGGTCCCATACCTCAGGCTAGAGATAGAGtcagtgatagagcatttgcTCAGCACAAGGCAGGACCAAGGTTCAATAATGTGTACCATACAAATGTGCTTGCACTGTTAATgggcacacccatgcacacacaaacatacaggtaaacacaaacacacacacagagacttgtgtGCCTAATTTTGATCTTACAGTGTTTGGAAAtctccacttcctaagtgctCTGTCCCTCTCCTCCAGCTTCAACAACGCTATGGTGACGTGTTCAGCCTGCAGATGGCCTGGAAGCCCGTGGTTGTGGTCAATGGACTGAAGGCGGTTCGGGAAGTGCTGGTGAACTGTGGAGAGGACACCTCTGACCGCCCTCCAATGCCCATATTTAATCATCTGGGCTTTGGGCACAAATCTAAAGGCAAAGAGCTATCCTggggagaaggcagagaggataggGCTTGAGGAGCCATGGACAGAAGATGGACAGGATCTAATGGAGGGGATGTGTTGAGGCAATGCAAGGGGAAGTCACTGGAATGGAGGGTGGAGACACTACAGTGGCATGTGCTGCTATGTGACAGCAAAGTGCTGGGACACTGGTGGCTGAGACTGACCTCAGGGAAATGTTGGGAGCAGAGGAGATGGCACAGACACATGTATCCTTGTTTACACATGGCACATGTATCCATGTTTATCCACGGATGTCCCTGCAGGTGTGGTGTTTGCCCCTTATGGACCCGAGTGGAGAGAGCAGCGGCGATTCTCTGTGTCCACCCTGCGAGACTTCGGCCTGGGCAAGAAATCATTGGAACAGTGGGTGACAGAGGAGGCTGGTCACCTCTGTGATGCCTTGGCCAAGGAGGCTGGTGGGTGATAGGTGAGATATAGAGATGTGGGCAGGCAATTATGAGCAATACCATGACTTGCTTGCATCTCTGCTTCTAGgtcatccctttaatcccatcaccctCCTGAATAAAGGTGCATGCAATGTGATTTCATCCCTCATCTATGCCCATCGCTTCGAGTATGAAGACCCTTTCTTAAACAAGGTGCTCAAAATATTACAGGAAGGTTTTGGAGAGGACTCTGGCTTCATTGCTGAGGTATGAGTCTCAGGGTAATGTACATGGCTACTTCTATGCTGTAAATCCTATCAGAATAATTATGCATTCAGGTGAATGGGTGAGGGTCTAGTGTGACAGTCAAATGCAGGAGGAAAGGCCTACATGTTGGCAAACCTCAGGTAACAGGAGAGGATGAGTGGACAAAGGTCAGGGGCTCTAGGAAGGGAGTGACCTATGCCCCCTGTCTACATGGGAACTGCACAAGCCTCTTAGATTTCCAGTAGAATAGTCATTTGCTTTATCTTGAGTTACAAGACAGCCTAGAGGCTGGAACGGTTGAAAAGCAGGTTATGGGTGGGAACAAACAGATCCTGAGTCCTTTGTGGAAGAAACGAGGACCTGAGACTGGTCCAGGTGAACAGTGAGCAGAATCAGCATCCAGGGGCAGGACACTGATGGTCACTGGGTAAAGGAACTTACCAAGTGAGCCTGGAGATCTGAgctggatccctgggacccatgtgggaGATAGATCTTACTCTATAATAGTTCTATGACCACCAAATAGGAgccattgtgcatgtgtgtgagtgcatatgcaggcatgcaaacacatacccaaacacacacacacacacacacacacacacacacacacacacacacgattcttCATTAGCAGTAAAAGCAACTACActgttgtgtttttttcccaggtGCTGAATGCTGTTCCAGTGCTGCTTCGCATCCCTGGGCTgcctggcaaagccttccccaagaTGACAGAATTCGTAAATTCACTGGATAAGATGTTGATTGATCACAAGACATCCTGGGACCCTGCCCAGCCTCCCCGAGACCTTTCAGATGCCTTCCTGGCTGAGATGGAGAAGGTGAGGACAGCCATAAAGATTGGGCCTCTGCCTTTTGGCAGAAGCATTCTGTGTCTTGTGATGCCATGTCACGCATGGACCcaagaattggggtgcatgaacACAATGGTAGATCATTTTGTCCTTATTGCCTCTATCCCTGAGCCTACATTCTCTGTCTGTCCCAGGCTAAAGGGAATCCTGAGAGCACCTTCAATGATGAGAACCTTCGCATGGTGGTGTTTGACCTGTTTTCTGCAGGGATGGTGACCACCTCAACCACACTGTACTGGGCCCTGCTGCTCATGATCCTGCACCCGGATGTGCAGAGTGAGCCTGGTTGGGGTTGGGAGGGAgggttaaggaagaaagattGAGGTGATTGAGAATTTACTGGTTCCAGCACTGGCTTGACCAGGACTCAAATAAGTCTGATGAAAATCTATAGTCATGTAATAAGCCATGGGAGAATTTCAGGAAAGAGCCACCAAGACACTGCTTCACTGAGGGGATGCTGTCCCTCCAGGCCACGTCCACCAGGAGATTGATGAAGTCATAGGGCAGGGGCGGCGTCCAGAGTTGGCAGACCAGGCCCGCATGCCCTACACCAATGCTGTCATTCATGAGGTCCAGCGATTTGCAGACATTGTCCCAGTGAATATACCACACATGACATCCCGTGACATTGAAGTACAGGGCTTCCTCATCCCCAAGGTATGAATGGGGTCCCTTGTCCCAGGGTCACCACTAGGCAAACAAGGCTATAAAGGCCAAGACCACCACATCCTGGATTTGCACATGGTGATGGGACCAACCTGTGTGTGAGTATACAGCAGCCATTGCCCAGGATTCCCCAGGGAAGAGTTATGTCCAAGAAAATAAGCCACAGGGATTTGAGGGAACActacacacagaggcttgatTTGGGTACCCATGGGAGCTTTGTCACAGGGCCTTGACTGGTACTAGAAGAGGTACTAAGAGGCTATGAGGTGAGGTGAATGAAAGAATCCAGTGTGTGTGCGAAGAGGTTATGTGTGTGAATTTAGTGACCTGGGTCATGTTACCCGTGTCCCAGTCCCTGTTCATACCATGTGCCTCCTGCCAGGGAACGACCCTCATCCCCAACCTGTCCTCCGTGCTGAAGGATGAGACTGTCTGGGAGAAGCCCCTCCAGTTCCACCCTGAACATTTCCTGGATGCCCAGGGCCGCTTTGTGAAGCATGAGGCCTTCATGCCATTCTCAGCAGGTCCTGGGGGGTGCCTGGCTCCCTGTCTCTTCCCAGGGGGCCTTGGAGGGTGGAGCATTCATCAGGCCCCAGACTGACTGAtcccctctcccacccacagGCCGCAGAGTATGCCTGGGGGAGCCTCTGGCCCGCATGgagctcttcctcttcttcacctGCCTCCTGCAGCGCTTTAGCTTCTCGGTGCCTGATGGACAGCCCCGGCCCAGCGACCGTGGCATATTCGCATTGCCAGTTATGCCAGTCCCCTATGAACTCTGCACAGTCTTGCGCtagaaagaacagcagctccaacCTTCTCCCAAGCTTGTGCTAATTGATGTCCGATAAACCTGTTCTGTGGCTGCCACTCATTCCCAGTCCAACCCCCATCCTTGTGTCAACTGTGTCCCAAGACAACAGTCTACAGTCAGTCTTCCCCTCTGCCTCAGACCTCCCCTATGATCAGCTTTAatgttgtgagaaaagagcagtagcaCAGGCCTTCAGTATAGCATGAGTGGCCAAGACaagaagattgcaagttcaaggtcagccgggGCTCTATGGCGTGGACTTCTTAATGAGACCCATTATCTACAGGGGGTTTGTCGTCACAAGGTTGTGATACAGGAAGCAGGAGGGAATGAAAGGAGGGAGGTAAGGAAATTTGACACACTATAGGAGGAGAGGTGGTTGTGCTGGTGTTCAGTGATTGACTCTAGATCTCACAGAAAGCCCCATCAACAGCCGCTGGGTGGGTGACCAGTAGACGTTAAGACTGAATGGTTCTCAGAGGAACTTTGAATGGCTTGTGCTGGAAATCAGCACTATCCTTGTTTTGGTGACAGATGTTGGTAAAGGTCCCTAAGACCCTGAAGTGCCACAAATGGTTAAGAGGTCTCTCAAGCTAGACAAGCTGCTGTCCTCACAGCTCAGGCTTGCTGCAGGGAAAGGATGCAGGAGAAAATCTGAGTTGGCAAAAGGTGACTGGTCAGAATCCTGGAGGATGGGCAGGATCCAGCTGTTCTGTCTGGGGCC
This genomic interval from Peromyscus eremicus chromosome 20, PerEre_H2_v1, whole genome shotgun sequence contains the following:
- the LOC131896993 gene encoding cytochrome P450 2D20-like, with amino-acid sequence MVLLIGAGLWSVVIFTVVFLLLVDLMYRRKFWTAHYPPGPVPLPGLGNLLQVDFQNMPYSLYKLQQRYGDVFSLQMAWKPVVVVNGLKAVREVLVNCGEDTSDRPPMPIFNHLGFGHKSKGVVFAPYGPEWREQRRFSVSTLRDFGLGKKSLEQWVTEEAGHLCDALAKEAGHPFNPITLLNKGACNVISSLIYAHRFEYEDPFLNKVLKILQEGFGEDSGFIAEVLNAVPVLLRIPGLPGKAFPKMTEFVNSLDKMLIDHKTSWDPAQPPRDLSDAFLAEMEKAKGNPESTFNDENLRMVVFDLFSAGMVTTSTTLYWALLLMILHPDVQSHVHQEIDEVIGQGRRPELADQARMPYTNAVIHEVQRFADIVPVNIPHMTSRDIEVQGFLIPKGTTLIPNLSSVLKDETVWEKPLQFHPEHFLDAQGRFVKHEAFMPFSAGRRVCLGEPLARMELFLFFTCLLQRFSFSVPDGQPRPSDRGIFALPVMPVPYELCTVLR